One genomic region from Candidatus Polarisedimenticolia bacterium encodes:
- a CDS encoding FHA domain-containing protein gives MDIICPACKTKMDALTNPRGEGRRHYRCPLCEGEYVIPAPGGDVETPGAKPAPAMAVEKPSSPPTIPGFTVGGVPGAEWQVPEELQFSLRVLEGVEAGKVFAVNRSRVTVGREEGDILLGDPLVSRKHAAFEVFGSHHIVVKDLASTNGTYLNGRLIAYSKLNNGDKIKIGSSVLEAVIQIAE, from the coding sequence ATGGACATCATTTGTCCCGCCTGCAAGACCAAGATGGATGCGTTGACCAATCCGAGAGGAGAAGGTCGGCGGCACTACCGCTGCCCGCTTTGCGAGGGGGAGTACGTCATCCCGGCGCCGGGCGGCGACGTCGAGACGCCGGGCGCGAAGCCGGCGCCGGCGATGGCGGTCGAGAAGCCCTCCTCTCCGCCGACCATCCCGGGGTTCACGGTGGGCGGAGTCCCGGGGGCGGAATGGCAGGTTCCGGAGGAGCTGCAGTTCTCCCTGCGGGTTCTGGAAGGCGTCGAGGCGGGCAAGGTGTTCGCGGTGAACCGGAGCCGCGTGACCGTCGGAAGGGAGGAGGGAGACATCCTGCTCGGCGACCCGCTCGTCTCGCGGAAGCACGCGGCGTTCGAAGTCTTCGGCTCCCATCACATCGTCGTGAAGGATCTCGCCAGCACGAACGGGACCTATCTGAACGGCCGCCTCATCGCCTACTCGAAGCTCAACAACGGCGACAAGATCAAGATCGGCTCCAGCGTGCTGGAGGCGGTCATTCAGATCGCAGAGTGA